Part of the Phacochoerus africanus isolate WHEZ1 chromosome 8, ROS_Pafr_v1, whole genome shotgun sequence genome is shown below.
CAGGGGGTCCTTTTCTAGCTCCTGGGGGGCTCTTGAGGAGGAGGttggggatggatggggaggcaCACCATGCCCCCAAATCTCAtggtctctctctccctgtctcagctcaccccagaggaggaggagaagagaagggtTCGCCGAGAACGGAACAAACTGGCAGCAGCCAAGTGCAGGAACCGGCGGAGGGAGCTGACAGACCGACTCCAGGCGGTAAGGACAGTCCTGAGGGTGAGGTGAGGGGATGCTGAAGAGGGGCTCTCTCCCCACCTTCTGttacccaccaccaccccacctgAGCCCTTAGAGAACCAGAGGTTCCACCTGTGGAACTAGGTAGGGACGGGCTTGCCAGGCTCACACACACAGACCCTCGCGTCCTCCTGGCACctgccctccccccgccaccactTGCTTGGCCTTCACTTCATCCTAAGGGGCCATGTGAGCAACCTTTCATAGAGGAGGGTCCCCTCTGGGGACTTGGGGAAGCAATAACCCATttggcctcagtttttccatctccTCAAGCCCTCGTCGAGTCTCCCAGGTTCCTTCTAGCTTTAACATCCTGGAGAGCCTTGTGAAACGAAATCCTTTAATCCTACATCAAGtcccccaccacctgccccagCCACCCGTAGTTCTCAGATCTTGGGCTGGTGGCCTTTGCCAAGGTGCCCTTCTGTTTTCACACCCTACCTTAGTCTGAGCATTTTCCACCTGAGGCTTTCAGGATGACCTGCTAACCCAAAGAAATCTTCTACTTGCCTGAACTACCTAATCTCGtcccagggaggcagagggggaaggGTTCCAGGGGGTTTTAGAATAAGTGGCGTTAGAAACGGAATGATCGTTCAGTCATTCAACAAGCCTCTGAGTGCTTCTTGCAACCAGAGACTTCCCCTGGGTACCTAGCCCTTTCCCAACTATCCACTGGATAtagggggaaactgaggcgccTCGATTCTTGCTCCAAGTCCCCTCGCACACGAGGCCTCCGTCTAAGGGGGTCTTTCAGTCCAGAACTGCCTTCCAGCCCTGGGCCTCAGCAGCCAGTCTAGGAGAGATGGTTTCAGCCATGACCCACCTTCTCTAGTCGCTCAcagcttctttctccttccttgctCTCCTCTGCAACCTGGCCACCCGGGGCCTCAGGAGACAGACCAGTtggaggaagaaaaggcagagcTGGAGTCGGAGATCGCCGAGCTCCAAAAGGAGAAGGAGCGTCTGGAGTTTGTGCTGGTGGCCCACAAACCGGGTTGCAAGATCCCCTACGAAGAGGGGCCCGGGCCAGGCCCGCTGGCGGAGGTGAGAGATTTGCCGGGGTCAGCATCCACTAAGGAAGATGGTTTCAGCTGGCTGCTGCCGCCCCCGCCACCACCGCCCCTGCCCTTCCAGACCAGCCAAGACGCATCCCCCAACCTGACAGCTTCTCTCTTTACACACAGTGAAGTTCAAGTCCTCGGCGACCCTTTCCCCGTTGTTAACCCTTCGTACACTTCCTCGTTTGTCCTCACCTGCCCGGAGGTCTCCGCGTTCGCCGGCGCCCAACGCACCAGCGGCAGTGACCAGCCTTCCGACCCCCTGAACTCGCCCTCCCTTCTTGCTCTGTGAACTCATtagacacaaaacaaacaaatacacaagGGAGAGAGacttggaagaggaggaggagagagaggggaagagacaaAGCGGGTGtgtggcctccctgcctctcctgtcTGACCCTCGGCTGCCTCTGCCATCGGACAGGAGGACTTCCTTGTGTTTTGTGCCGCCTCTTGTTTCTGTGGCCCGGCGAGGCCAGAGAGCTGGTgactttgggggcagggggtggggaggggatggacACCCCCAGCTGCCTATCGGCCCTCTCACTTCAACCCAGTGGCTGGGGAtgggggacgggggtggggatGATGCCCACCTTTGGGCTGGAGGGACTGGGGTGCTGGTGGTGGACTGTGGGGTGGGTGGAGTCCTCTCCAGAGAGGTCCAACAAGGAGAGGCCACAGAGCCCCCAGCAGGGTCTCCCACGCCCACCCTTCACGGGCTGACCGGGCTGGTTCTCCCAGCTCCCCCGACCTTAGCTTATTTATCCAACATTTCCGTGTGGTTAGATCCTCCTCTGAATTGAGCCCTCCTTGAAAGGGAAGCTGATGCTCCCCTCTGATAATCTCCTTCCCTCCACCTTTGACTTAGAAATGTGAACCTCCCTCCCTGACCGTCCAGCTGCTCCCTCCCAGCAAAACTGGCTCTGATTTGAATTTCCGGCCCCCTAAGGCTCGCCCCCTgttcagcccccagccctgccttcgGATGACAGTATTATcccccgccaccgccaccgccccCCTCAGCCTCCCCTCCTGGCCTTCCTTGTTGGGCCTCTCTGATTCAGGCAGCAGGGGGCGCTGTGATGCCTGTCCTGCTGGAGTGTTTTATACTGTGAAATGAATTGGCCGGACTGTGGGGGGAGCCCCGGTGGGGACAGGACCCTTCCCATGCCCCCAAAGACTTTCCATGGTCTCCCTCCCCAATCTGCCTCCGTGCTCCCCCCAAAATGAGTTAGACTCAAGGGGGTGACAGAAGCGAGAAGGGGGGGGTGACAGTTATCTTATCCATCCGCGTGGCCTCTCTCCTCAGGAGCCCCCAGACCAAGCCCTGGCCTTTTCCGTTAAGGCCTGTCCCCCATCCCAGCCTAGGACGCCGACGtctccctccccttggccccCACATCCCTTCTAACGAGGGAGCGCGGGGAGAGTGCCAGGGGACCCGACGTTTTTCCGGAGATTTCAAGGCTGAGGCTTCGGCCCCCGCCCCCTAGGGTTGCGGGCCTGGGGATGCCCACGGGGCTGGGCCCCCGCCCCCAATCTTGGTTTTGGCTCCCTCCCCCCGCCTTTCCCTGTGCTTCACCTCGAGGGAAGTTTCTCACGAGGCTAATGGATATTTTTTAATATCGGGTGGGTCCCGCCGCCCTCCGTGCTGCATGGAAAACATTCCACTGCCCCGTCCCGCGCGGCTCCCGCCCTGAACCCGGACCCCCGCCTCCCGCGGCTATTTATCCCTTTCCTGGTTTCCGAAAAGCACTTATATctattatgtataaataaatatattatatatgggtgtgcgtgtgtgcgcgtgaGTGTGTGAGAGCTTCTGCAACCTTGGCCTAGGTCACGTTCGTTGTCCCTCAAAGCCATGCCACTGAATTGGAAACACCGCTTCTGGAAACTTGGAGGCAGCCCGTCTCTGGCTGTCTCTGTCTTGAGCTGTCTCTCTTCTGACTGTCTCGGCCCCTCTGGTTGTTTCTGGCCTGTCTCTGGCCGCCTCCTTCCCGACTGTCTCTCCCCCTGTGTCTCTTCTCTGCCCGTTTTGGCCTGACCGTTTCCACCTGACTGTCCCTGGTCCTCCAGCTGTCTTCTGACTCTGGGTTCGGTTCGTTGGGGACGTGAGGTTTCCGTCTGGGGAGTGAGCCTAAGGGATTCGAGATGTTCATAGTTTGTATCTTGGAGAATTCTGGCTGTGAGTGTGAGGCTGTGAGCAGGGCCTGCCCCTGCGGACCCGCAATGTATTGAATCTCCAACCCCCCACCCTATGCTGTGTTTGTGgttctctttttgtattttgcaCCTGACCCCcaggggggctggggctggctggCACTGGGCGCTACCCTGCCCTTCGTGGTTCTGCACTGTCGCCAATAAAAAGCTCTTTAAAATGCATCCACCAAGTTTTGGGGTCTATTTGCTTCTGATACCCATCACCTGCCTTCTTTTAGCATGAGGGAGTGAGGTTAGATTGctaggggaccccccccccacacacacacacaccggaaCACCTACCAGTGAATCAGCCAACAGCAGGAGGGAAGGAGTTTAGACAGTCAGAAGGATTTCCCACAGACATAGGCTGTGCCTCCTCCTTGAAGAAGTAATGAGACAAAATATTAGCCATGAGGTGTGTCATGGAGGCTCCCTAGTGAGCTGTATGCTTGATCCCGTGTGCTTCGGGGATGGCCTGAGCGAAAGTCAGGTGCAGCAAAGTCCAAACTGTTCAAGACTACCCAGGTACAAGGTCGGGAGTCCTCAGTCTCATATGAACGACAAAGTATGGGTCCCTTTGTAAACATGGGTTTCCTTTGACTTTTCACACAATCAGTCACTTCTGGATTGAGAACACACTGGGGACAACCCAGGACTGACTAAACCCAAAATACTGCCACTTTGGCCAAAGATACAGCTGAGCCATCGCTGCCGAAAGATCCAAGCCCACTCTCATCTGCATAGCAACAAGCACCCTGGGAATTGAAGTCACGGTCCAGAGGCCAGGTGTCTCAGTAAATGAGTAAGCAGGGGGATTTGTCATGATGGAACTACTTCACGGATTAATTAATTCAAAAATTTGCtaaatgcctactgtgtgcccaaTCCTGCGCTGGGCAGCACTGGGGACCCTGGGAGACTGAAACAGCTTCCAGGCTCTCCCCTCCTGCGGTTCACAATCCCATGGGGGACACAGACCTGTTCCCAGGCGTGGACGATCCAAAGTGGACAGGGTCGGGGGAATCCACGGGACTTGGGGGGCCCAGTGGGGACAACTAACCTCGTCTGGGAGTCAGGAAAGACTTCCTAGAGGAGAGGATGGCCGGGCTGCATCTtaaaggaagaacagagggcagagaaggggatagaaaaaggCAGAATCTAATGAAAGAGTCAGTGCAAGTTATTGGGGAGAGGGCTTGATGTGCTGCGGTTCACGGTTCACCCGGTGGGGGTCAGTGGGGCTGGAACAAGAGGTGTGATGGGAGAGGGTAGCAGGAACCAGATTCTGTGGGCTAAGATTCCAGACTAAGAGTTTAGATTTTTCTCTCCAGGACATTGAGGAGCTATGGCAGGTTTTGAGCATAAGAAGTTCACCGATAAGATTGTGCTTTAAGAAGACTCCGAAAATGGTTGCAAACAATGGGCTCAATTgccaaaatattcaaaaaactcACACGActcaacgacaacaacaaaacaaacaacccaatcgcaaaacgggcagaagacctaaatagacacgtctccaaagaggacacacgcatggccagcaggcacatgaaaaaatgctcaacaccactcgttattagagaaatgcgaatcaaaactacaatgaggtagcaccttacacGGGTCAGAATTGCTATCATTAagaagcctacaaataacaagtgctggcgagggtatggagaaagggagcccgcctacacggttggtgggaaggtaaattggtgccgacgctatggagaacagtatggaggttcctcaaaaacctaaataCAGAACTGCCACaggatcaagcaatcccactcctgggcatatatcccgacAAAACTACACCCgtctagagtaatgacaatgaaaacaaaaataaacaaacgggacctaattaaacacaaaagtttttgcacagcaaaggaagccctaaacaaaatgaaaagacaacccacagaatgggagaaaacatttgcaaatgaatcgactgacaagggactcatctccaaaatatataaatacctcccgcagctcaatatcaaaaaaacaaaaaaccccatcaaaaaatgggcagaagatctaaacagacaattctctaaaggagacatacagacggccaaaaaacacatgaaaaggtgttcaacatcactcatgattagagaaatgcaaatcacaagtGAGGtaaaaatgaggtaccaccttacaccagccagacgGGCTATTATCAAAGAGCCTACAAacaatgttggagagggtgtggagaaaagggaaccctcttacactgttgtcgagaatgtaaattggtgcgacTATGGAAAaatgtatggaaattcctcaataaactaaaaatagcattaccatatgatccagcaatcctactcctgagcatatatctgaagaaaaccatgacttgaaaagatacatgcaccccaaggtTCACTGATGCACTATATACAAtaagcaagacatggaagcaaccaaaatgcccatccacagaggagtggatcaagaagatgtggtacatacacacaatggaatatgactcagccactAAAGAAtgaacggcatttgcagcaacatggacggacctagaaattatcatgctaagtgaagtttgtgagacacaaacatcatatgccatcacttatagtggaacctaaaaaaaggatacaaatgaacttatttgcagaacagaaactggtttgcagattttgaaaaacttatagttaccaaaagagaccggttgggggtgggggagggatgggttgggggtttgggatggaaaagttctaaaatgaggctgtgatgatggttgtacaactataaatataataaaattggctaaattaataaataaataagaaaaaacaagaaaaaaaatactgttaacaAAATAAAGCAACCACCGACCTCTGGTACTTCTATACAATGGAGTGTTACACcacaataaaaagtaatgaattaCTGATGTAAATAACAGAGATGAATCTCAAAGGCATTcagctaaatgaaagaagctagtTACAAAAGGCTACAtatgggaggggagggataagttaggaaggtgggggagttcccggcTGTAGATCcgtggtaactaacccaaccagtatccatgaggatgcgagttccatccctggcctcgctccgtgggttaaggatccggcgttgccgtgagctgtggtgtaggtcacagatgcggcttggatctggcattgctgtggctgtggtgtaggccagcagctgtagctctgattggacccctagcctgggaacctccatatgcagtgggtgcggccctaaaaaagttaagaggatgggggagttcccgtcgtggcgcagtggttaacgaatccgactaggaaccatgaggttgcgggttcggtccctggcctcgctcagtgggttaacgatccagcgttgctgtgagctgtggtgtaggttgcagacacagctcggatcccacgttgttgtggctctggcgtaggccagtggctacagctccgattggacccccctagactgggaatctccatatgccacgggagcggcccaaaaaatggcaaaaaaggacaaaaaaaaaaagttaagaggaTAGGATTaccacatacacactactgtagaTAACATTGATAactacaaggacctactgtagagcgtAGGGAAATGtccatattctgtgataacctttatgggaaaaaattagtggatatttgtatatgtataactgattcagtttgctgtacacctgaaactgatacaacactgtaagccaactatactccaataaaatttatttttataaaaaacagatgtaggagttcccctcgtggctcagtggttaacgaacccaactaggaaccatgaggttgtgggttcggtccctgcccttgctcagtgggttaacgatccggcgttgccgtgagctgtggtgtaggttgcagacgcagcttggatctggcattgctgtggctgtggtgtaggctcaacagctacagctccgattagacccctagcctgggaacctccatatgccaccagtgcagccctagaaaagacaaaaagacaaaacaaaaacaaaaacaaaaacaaaaacaaaacagatgtagtacacatatacaatcaaataccataaaaaagaatgaaatgatgccatttgcagcaacatggatccaaccAGAGatgaccatactaagtgaaggaagtcataaagagaaagacaaatactatatgatatcacttatatgtggaatctaaaaatatggcacagattaaCTTACCGACAgaacagactcacatagagaacagacttgtggttgccaagggggaaggaggagaaagtgggatggactgggagtttggggttagcagatgcaaactattacatttagaatggataatcaaaaaaaaaaaaaaggaaagcagagaacacatttattatttcaaacaaacaaacaagtaaacaaacaagagagaaagagagaggagtttccatcctggctcaggagagacgaatctggctagtaaccataaggatgcaggttcgatccctggccttgctcagtgggtagagaTCCGGCAttggcggtgagctgtggtgtgggttgcagacacagcttggatctggcacagctgtggttgtgtgtaggccggtggctgcagctctgattcaacctctagaatgggaacctccatatgccatgggtgggggcctaaaaagacaaaaataggtaaatacatttttttttttctttttagggccgcacccgcggcatgtggaagttcccaggctaggggtccaattggagctacagatgctggcctatgccacagccacagcaacgccagacctgagccatatctgggacctcatggcaacaccagatccttaacccactgagcgaggccagggatcaaacctgcaacctcatggttcctaatcggattcatttccgctgtgcgacgatgggaactcccatcaatacattttaaaaaattaaaaaaaaaaaagaatgtataagcaatgaggtcccactgtataacAGGGAATTACATCTAGACCATTGATGgacgataatataagaaagggaacgtgtatgtgtgtgtgtgtatgactgaatcactttgctgtatagcagaaattggcacattgtaaatcaactgtactttcattaaaaaataaatacaatacaatacaataaaatgaaataaaagacgCCAGGTTGAGGGCTGCTGGGAGAGAAAGGGGCAAGGCTAAGGCAGAAGACCAGGAGGAGGCTAGCATGAGGACACTGAGGTGCGAGGGGGAGCCTGGACCAGGGCCAGGGCAGTGGGATAGAGAAGCAGAAGGATCCGAAAGACTTTTAGGAGGCAGAACAGACGGGACTTGGGAGTAGCTGGCTTGGGGAAGAGAGCACAGGGCAGTGGTGCTGAGACCCTGGCACAGCACAGGGTCACACCAGCAGAGGCCAGAGGTCGGAGAGCCCTGGGGCTGGCGGCCTCCCaaagctgggtgaccttggacgAGACTTCCTCTTTCTGAACAGCTGCAGAATGGGGCTGAGGGCAGTACGTTAGCTTCAACCCTGCCAGCGCTGAGCAGAGCAAAGTGCTGTCATCGCCATCCTCATTGCACTTCTTGGGGCCACCTTGATTCGCAACCTGTCATATTCCCCTCATCTGCTGGCTAATCCACTGGCACCCTCCTTTGGTATGCTTAGACGTTACCCTGACACCCTACCTGAAGTCAGGTCTCCTTATAA
Proteins encoded:
- the FOSB gene encoding protein FosB isoform X1 encodes the protein MFQAFPGDYDSGSRCSSSPSAESQYLSSVDSFGSPPTAAASQECAGLGEMPGSFVPTVTAITTSQDLQWLVQPTLISSMAQSQGQPLASQPPAVDPYDMPGTSYSTPGMSGYSSGGASGGGGPSTSGTTSGPGPARPARARPRRPREETLTPEEEEKRRVRRERNKLAAAKCRNRRRELTDRLQAETDQLEEEKAELESEIAELQKEKERLEFVLVAHKPGCKIPYEEGPGPGPLAEVRDLPGSASTKEDGFSWLLPPPPPPPLPFQTSQDASPNLTASLFTHSEVQVLGDPFPVVNPSYTSSFVLTCPEVSAFAGAQRTSGSDQPSDPLNSPSLLAL